The following coding sequences are from one bacterium BMS3Abin14 window:
- the ligT gene encoding 2'-5'-RNA ligase, translating to MRLFVALAIDQKIKDALGAAADELRKTRAPVRWVKPDGIHLTLKFLGETPGDRVESMKSVLERISSRVYPFPITVSGMGAFPALSDPRIIWAGVLEPSGALEKVWGALEGEAAAMGWERERRGFHPHVTIGRVRGNINLKQLASAVRNMQNSVWGEQEPKGVTLYHSHLGVGGAKYEVIRFFPFLGGI from the coding sequence CCAGAAGATCAAGGATGCTCTTGGAGCCGCCGCCGACGAATTGAGGAAGACCCGGGCTCCCGTCAGATGGGTAAAACCTGACGGAATCCACCTGACCCTGAAATTTCTGGGCGAAACCCCCGGCGACAGGGTAGAGTCTATGAAATCGGTCCTTGAGAGGATATCATCACGAGTCTATCCCTTTCCCATCACTGTGTCGGGGATGGGAGCCTTTCCTGCCCTGTCGGATCCCAGAATAATATGGGCCGGCGTCCTGGAACCATCGGGCGCCCTGGAGAAGGTCTGGGGGGCACTGGAGGGTGAGGCGGCGGCAATGGGGTGGGAGAGGGAACGAAGGGGTTTTCACCCCCATGTGACAATTGGAAGGGTCAGGGGAAATATCAACCTCAAGCAGCTTGCCTCCGCAGTGAGAAATATGCAGAATAGTGTCTGGGGAGAACAGGAGCCAAAGGGGGTAACCCTGTACCACAGCCATCTTGGTGTCGGCGGGGCGAAATATGAGGTGATTCGGTTTTTTCCCTTTCTCGGGGGTATTTAG